From the genome of Streptomyces sp. V2I9:
TGCTGCTCACGGGAGATGAACCGGAAGTGGGCGGGCTGCGCGCCGACATGACGCGCTATCACCGCCACGCTGCGGTCCAGCCGCTCCTCGCTGTCGCCCGTCTCCGCGAGCACCGCGCCGATCAGCCCGTGCAGGCTGCCCAGCGCCTCTTCGACCAGGGCGACGCCGAGCGCGGCGACATCCTCGAAGTGCCGGTAGAAGGCGGTCGGGGTGAGGCCGGCGGCGCGGGTGACCTCCCGCAGGCCCAGGCTGCTCAGGCTCTGGTGCTCCAGCAGGACGAGGGCGGCATCCAGGAGGGCCCGGCGCGTCCTCAGCTTCTGGGTCTGCCGGATCCCGGCGGTGTGACTCATGCCATTCAGTAAACAGCTGTTCTCCGAGTCGAGGAAGAGGCGAGAGGTTTAGGCTGGGGAGTCAGTGAACACTCGTACTCCGAACGGCTTTCGTCGTCGCACAGAGAGGTTCCGCCGTGCTCGCCCTCGTCGCCGCGCTGCTCCTGCTGGGAATCCTCCTCGGGGCGGTCGCCCACCTCCCGCTCGCGATCTCCCTGGCCGCCACGACCGTCATCGGCTGCTGGCTGCTGATCTTCGCCGTCCGCGAGCGCACATCGCGCCGTCCGCGCTGACCCGCAGGCCCCGCGGCCCGCACCCGCCGAGCCTGTCGTTTCCCCCGCCGATCCGAAGGAGCTCGCACCATGACCCTCACCGACCTCGCCCGCCGCGCCACGGGGAGCCCCGCCGACGCCTCGGCCGGGACCGCCGTTCCCGGCGCCGGCCCGGCCCCCGCCGCGGACGCGCCCGGCCAGGC
Proteins encoded in this window:
- a CDS encoding TetR family transcriptional regulator, whose amino-acid sequence is MSHTAGIRQTQKLRTRRALLDAALVLLEHQSLSSLGLREVTRAAGLTPTAFYRHFEDVAALGVALVEEALGSLHGLIGAVLAETGDSEERLDRSVAVIARHVGAQPAHFRFISREQHGGVRPVREAIAAQLLRFAREVACALGQEPGSAGWTEEDLLMLGGLYVDHMVITTSALLEAGPEGEAEVVRVARRRLRLVTIGRAHWLDEG